The Vespula pensylvanica isolate Volc-1 chromosome 14, ASM1446617v1, whole genome shotgun sequence sequence TCGTGGTTACCACCTACTCAGGGACGGTTCGATGTACCTCTGAGTTCTTTTGCGAAACAGGTACCAGTCATAAAAATGCTGAGGTACACCCAACTCTatttccctccctttctctctctctctctctctctctctctcttacgaaGCTGTTATTCCTTTGAAAGTGTTAGGGTCCTATATCAGTAGTCTCCATTttcaaagttctttttttctcatttttcttcttttcgttttttctttgttaccTTCGAATGCCCTCAATTTCATGAAGtagaatttgtaaaaaaaattggttTCGTTTGGCTCGACTTATCTTTTATCCTTTGAGATGATAATTTgtcaattaatattaatgattttctttatcgaatttattattttaagcatttgttcctttcattttcgaaGAATTAAATCGACTATGCGTTtggaatatttctaaaattatttcgatctaGTAGTAACATTTTTCCTTGTAAGATACaccgaataaaaaattcatctctttttctctctcttgagtCAAAAGGAAGttttcagaaagaaaataaaaatgaagtaatGAAACACTATGTTCggagaaaaattaaacgattgtTGGTGTACAAAGAAAAGTTCTCGTCAAAGTATATTTGTTCGAAAGTTCGCTCGGAATGTTTTTCAAGTGATCTCGATGAATCTATTTtatgattctttttaatatcaaaatttcttacgatataaaagagattttaTATTGGTTTATACAACTTTATCAGCGGATATTGCATGTACGATAacaaagaagagagggagataaaCTCTAGCAGAGACAATTTTTTTCGAGTTTGATCAGAAAAGATCTAACCCGTAGTAACGAAAGTCGGATAAATAGGTatctatgtacttatatatatagtaggtGCATCGAGAGAGTATTATTTTCCCTTCATGAAAGCGTGCACAGGTTCCCATATCTAATGGCCGTCTCTGAAGCTTCCCGGAAACTAACGTACTCTCGGTACGTGGGGTGGGGAGAAAAGCATGAGAGAATCAGAACAATGATATTACCATCAACGGGAGACTCTTTTACTATCACGGAAGAGATTCGAGAGAGAACGTTTCCTCGTCGTTTCTTTCcaagagaaaatggaaaattttgtttttcttttttctcttttatagcCTTGAACAAATAATAGCATGAACTTTCgccgattattattattattattatcatcataaaGTTTTACATGGAgcttttcttcgttaatatattttttatttttaatatttatccgtatatatatgtatatatatatatatataataattatttatatacttacagatatacgtatatacatacgcgcgCTACAGTACAAAAACTTGTCTGACGATATGctattattaagaattataaaatcatatatagtTTAATGcgcattaataaataaactttagTGTCCGTTTATCAATCATTGGTGAACATAAATCGGGATAGATCCTAACTCGGGGTTATATTTGATCTGTTCAGATGGCGAGCATCGAAGTATCCCTTTCGACGACaccaagaagaaagaagggtggTAGTCTAGCTGGTGGGGTAACGTCTGCCGTCGGTCACCGTAATAAAGATCATTATAAAGAACTCGACGCCCTTCGTGTAGCCCTTCGCGataaggaaaatattatacagaCGTAAGTggacttcttccttctcttccttttacaAAGAACCTTTCATCCTGCATCGAGtccattgttattttttttctcttttctttcttttcgtttttcttcttcttctttttataggTTGAAGGGTCAATTGTGCAATAGCTTGAGCAACCGACTAGCCTTGCGAAATGGTGCTGCACCACCCTTGACCGAGGCTGACAGGAAAGCTACCGAGGAAAGACTTCAAAGGCTAAGACGTGACGCAGACAACAAGAGATTGGCTATAAAGAATCTTAAACTTGCTTTGGAACGTTTGGATATAACCGAGTAAGGCGATGGAGTTaatattttcgtaaatttctttcttccgcttttttcgtttttctttccttctctttttttattctttcaagtACGTCTAAAGttcaacgaacgaaaatagaaaCTCGTATCTCGTGTTTCTCGTGGAGAAAGCATCAAGAAAAGTTCGTTTCCGTAAGTCGAGAAAATTGAAGTTCGCTCCTCGATTCCTATTTCAGTAACATCGACGTTCGCATACAACAAGCAGAACTGGAATACAGGCTAGGTCGCGAAGAACTCGAGCTTTTGACTCTACGGGAAGAGAGCAGGGCTCTTCAGACGGCGTTGGAATTGGCAGAAACCCaagagaaacggaaaaatGATACCATATACAGGTTGGTTCGTCTCTTTGTATCATCTACCTTTACCTAGGTATACGTCAGTACGTTTGTCTCGTGACGCAATTGCTCTCGAAGACCTATGcgaaatttatttccatcCTTTACATTCCGCACGGCACACGATGAGACAGCATGATGAATACTTTACGAACGACCAAGCTACAGGCTGTTAGAAAAGATCCTGTAAGGCAACAACTGTTATCCCCTTTCCattgtcttttatttattttacatcgtAATCTTTTGAGTAACtcgacagagatagagatagatggagagagatagaggtagaggtggacagatagagagagagagagagagagagagagagagagagagagagagagagagacacgaatTTAGATTTAGGTTTAGACCACTTCGAGTTGAATTTGTCACGCTTATTACAAATCTATCATCTTAGCTGCATTTCCGGGTCGACGCAAGTCACCGTACATGCCGTCGAAGTCAGTGCCGATCCAAAGAGTCCTCGTTTCGGTGCTGGACCAAGAGACGAGATGCCTGGTCTTTACGTTGATTGGGCTGTTGAAGATTCTGGTCTTTGCAAGGGAGACAGGTATGATTTGAATCAATCGTCTTACAAATACGATTATATTTGATCTTCGagtaattaataacgattagATCATCGTTAAATGAGTAACCTATCCCAGTGATTTGTTAAGAGATAATGGTACACTCTTCGATTATCATAATTAGGAATGCAAGCCTTAGAAAGAGCCATTAACGAAACTTGAtcttattcaatattaattgttcGACGTATTAGATGCGAAAACAGCTTCCTTAAAAATCAACTCGGTTCACGGCCTAGCCGTTATAAAATGCATTGTTAAGAGGatacaaagaagaaaggtgTGAAGTCGGTCGGTTGGGATTTGCATCTATGAGAAAAGATGTGCGATGCTTTATAAATCATTGTTGCATGTACTTTTCGAACTTGTTCATCCAATATATAACTATGTGTATATCATTGTAAcgttacgtattttatattttccacgGATAATAGTTATATCCTGGATTTGTTTGAATATCTTGGAATCGTTATACTTGACATAATTTAGATCGAATagtttttcaatgaaataagatcaaagagtaattaatgataattgaaCGTATTCGAATCTATAGAATGTACAGGTAGGTAATAGGCTGACGTGACTCATGTTGTGGAACGTTTGAATCACGGTGACCGCTTAAAGAGGAGCATAGCCATATAGCTGCAACGCGCGTTACTACGGGTGCCCGTTTTATGGATATCGTGGTTAAACAATAGCGCGATCTTGGTACTAGGTTCCCAACGACTCGTCGTAAAGTACGGCGAAATCACCGGAAGTTCGCCTGGTGCCCCCGCTAATTGCACCTCCGTCTTTTACACGACCCTGTCCCttttcacctctctctctctctctctctctctccctctgtctcgttcgttcgttcgttctttctttctttctttcttctttcttcctctttctttctgcctGACTCTACTcacctcctcctactcctcctgtGTCAGTTTACTTCTCTGATTCTCTTCACTTTTTCGTCCTACTCGTCGTGTTCACTCGCCGAGGAAATGTGTTGAACCAACatcgtaaaagaaattctttcgtcAAGCTAAATGAACTTGATATATCGAGCGAAATGTTCAAAGGAACGATGATACGTTAATGATATATCCATAgctacgtatatgtgtgtacacacatataataaaatgtaaacaaGTACGTTCGCAAGATTGGGGACTGTTTCTATAGAACCAGAGCAATTAGGTAAGCTGGTAATATAGCGTCTGATATTGATACTTTAACGCAAGATAACACTACCGACGATTATTTTAGTATATTAAAAGGCGTACTAACGAAATGGTTTCAACGACTTTACCGTAGGATACTCGAGGTGAACGGGAAACTCGTTGTTGGAGCTAACAAAAACGATCTGACGAGACTCTTAGCTGTCGCACCGGACGCGGCACAGATCGTAGTATTACGAAAAGGCGAGTCACTCGCTGCACTGCGGACACTTAGATCCGATAACTTAAGACTGACACATAGAATTGGATATCTCGAGGAACAAGTTAGGGATTTGCTAGCACCGAGCAGAGCAGAACTTCGTGCAACAGATTTGTCATTGACTGGTCAAGAACACGTTCAGGTATCTTTACACTCTGTCCGAGCATTATGAAAagttatagaaagagaatgatcTCTCGGTTTTGTTCGGTTGTTTGTAGGTTTTCCAAAAAGGTCCTCAAGTAACGGCGCTAGTCGCTAATTTACCCAGTCCTAAGATCAGAAATCCAACGGAATTAAGACAAAGTTTACCTACGATGAGAAGCAGACAGAGCGATCATGGTAGACACTTTGCTACATCGAGGAGTCCCAAGgagaacgatttcttttccgACGGGGTGTCTTACAGTCATCAGAAACCGAGGAATCGACAGAAACATCAAGCTTTTCCTTTAGCCAGGTCCACGGCTAGTCTTGATTGCAAACAGACGCAATCTCAATTACAACGTAGAAGATTGGCAACGATCGAGTCGGGAATGGAAAGTCGGAAAAGTCACCAGTTGCAGACTTTGGAGTTTGATTCCGAACCCACTTATTATCGTCAGgtattattacgtttttttctttttttttttttcttttgttaaatgataaaaaaagcaTAGCTATCTTTCAACGAGACGATATAGCAGCATGATTCTTACGATTTTCTTAGGATTCCCAATCGCGTGTATCCGAAAATTCAGAAATTCTCAGCACGTACAGTTCGCAAGAGACTAAAGTACGACCGGCACCACCTAAAAAACCACTCAGGCTCTCTCTTCATCGTGCGGCGAGTCTTCAATCCGTCGAAAGTGCACCGCCTGCGGCAGCGACTCTTCACGAGAGCTCTCGTAAACCGTCCAAGAGGAACCACCGTGGCGAGTTTTCCGTGGAAAAGAATTCAACGATGGAAGGAAACCAAGAGACAAACCACAGAATACAGGAAATGCAACCTGATCTTTCGCAACAACCGCCACCACCGCCAAGGACACCTTCCAGAGCGGAATCTTGCCAGAATGCTTTGCGGTGGCCTTCGCCCAAACCGAGATCGCATTTGGCTTCTGTATCAACGGAAAAGTGGTGTTGAGtgtattaaaatcaaaatactGGACGAAATATtcaagaagaagatggaaataCTCAATGAAATGTGACATGTCGTTGACATATTTCACTTAGGATTAGAAGTAGAATGTATTTCATCAATATGTATAGAATTCCGAAAACGACGAAAAGATTACGTTGACTCAAggtgatatttttataagtgcACGAATAATAcaagaatttaatttatcatctCGGATGACTTTGGATATTATTTACTTGGAAATCTCcaaagtatattttaaacgGAACAACAAAGTTCTTGAGAAGCCCTTATTCAAATTccttatcaaatatttaatataatatatatgtatatattatatatatacacatcaaattaatatatatatatatatatatatatatatatcaaaccaacgttaaatataattaaaggaATAGCAACGTTACGTTTCAGGTATATTGCTATAGTCGTCGTATAAATCGtatcaaataattcaaatttgcatagataatatatttgacCATCCGTACAACTCTTAGACACTTATCTCCActgttttgtaaaatattattattcggaGAAGAGGAACAAGGGCAATTGTAAATCATATCAAAGTACAACCTTCGGGAATCTCAAGCGAGAACGTATAAATGCAACGAGCGTAGCAGGTGGCTCCGTACGGTGAGTTTTCCGAATACTTCTTCGTTATATActcataggtatatatgtacctctatacctacacacacacacacacacacacacacacacacatgcgagtctatatatatatacatagatatagatGATTATATTCGCCTACCCCCTGCCAGCAGAAAATcgtcactaccaccaccaacgGCACCGTTTCACCACCACTTTCAACAGCCACCAATAGTACCCCTGTCGTTGCTACctttaccaccaccaccaccaccaccagtgCTGCTGGTACCCCAtctagcagcagcagcaccagcaaCAACGAAGAAGGGTGGCTATGGCAGGATTTCCATCCCTCGACTGTGTTCTAccccttctctatttctcgctctttcccccctcccccccctctctctctctctctttacttctcgACTCGCCCCTCTACAACACACGTACGGCAACCCCGGCGTTCAGTGCTGGCGCTTCCTCCGTACAAGTCGTGTTGCGAGTTCTGGACCAGcagtctctatctttctctctcggatTCGGTCGGTAGTGTTTTTGcagtgaatatttttttattttttttcgtctttttttttttactaatttttctctctctctctctctcacgtacacacatacaagcattctctctttctttccgtcttttccttttttctcttctcttttgttgacaagagaaagagagagagagagaaagacgaaagggAGTAACATTGGTCACGTCGAAATAGTGATTCATCggctctctatctctttctctcccttgtGATCCTTTCAAAGTTAACGAGCTATCTTCTCGTCTTCCGTTTTTATCCTCGATTTTGAAGCTTTCTACGAATTCATAGGAATCGTTAACAACGAGGATcctaactctctctttctctcctgtACAGTCGTCTTATATTTTTGACACGGATTTCctgtactctctctttctctctctccctctctctaatTTTCCATGGAATTCTTCGACCTTCGTCGTTTTTATAGAAAGGAACATTCGTGAAATAGATCATCAGGAATATGCGCAACACCTTGAAAGTAACGAAAGGTAagctttgatttttttcctctctctctctctctctctctctctctctctctctctctctctctctctctctctctatctatctatctctctatctatctatctatctctctctctctcgtagtaATTCGATAAagcttctattttttctcttcaatctTTTTCGTCCTTCTATACGAAGATGACTGTATTTAATGACACTCGAAGCAACACGTTACTCAcgttttccttcattttcttcgaatagAGTTACGTTTTTTCCTTAGGgattttcctttaaaattgcctcaataatttttcttctttagtcAGGAAACTTCCAACTTGAGTCGTTCCAACTTTGTCATTtcttctgtttatttatttttttttctttcttttatatctcttgACTTCTTCCTATTCCGTCAAGATGAATTGCGAGTTCGGACAAAGTTTTCCTCGAAGAGGTAACACCTCGCATAGGTGTATATGTACCTGTATACCTTAGACACGTTATACTTTTGAATTattgacgaaaaaaaagttaatttcaaagtttttatatacatcTCTGTGGGGGGTGGGGAAAGAGGGGCGGGGTGGATGCGTTTACagatggaataaaaaattgtgtaaaatgcaaaaattttgttcgtccttgttacttttttatttttctatataaattcatCAAATTTTAATCATCCAAATCGATAAACTcgattctcattttttttttgcaatctACAATTGCTATCTTTCCTTTAGATGCTCAACGATGTCGTAACATCGTAATGTGCTTTTGATGATTTTGAAATGTGATACGCTGTAGTATGACTTAGACATCAACTTaagtaatatcgtaaaaaaaatattatataacaaatttaaacTTTGTCTacatattttcgtatttttatatacgtatggtATAATAATAGAGAGTTACATAAATGTAccgaaagaaataatggaatataatgtataagtTTGAATAGATTAAAGGAAAATGGAGGTAGTGTAATCGTAAATCGATGAAAAGTTTGCTTTTGATAAGACGAGATAACTATTTTCTTAGATTCGAAGAAAGCAATAAATTGTAGTACATTTTTCTCCTTCAATGATTCCCTTTCAAAGATTTCCTTTCACCTTCAGAGTCAACTTTTCATCGAATCttgaagattttcttttctacttttctacaGTCCATTTGCTTTCCCTAAGCGAGTTATATagaacatgtatatatacacacagacacatatatatatatatacacgtatatattatattatattatatatgcgtgtataccTATGGACATATCCAAagaatttacataatattaccaaggagagaagatagaaaagtatCCAATTTTGTCCTTGTCGTTTACTTGCTCTCATTCTCAtcaaatacgtatatagaaattCGGATTAACCGTCTCTTTTGCGATTTGTGCTATAAAAGGGAACGTTTCAAAGACGAAAAGTTGATTAAGAAAATATGGTATCCCATAAAAGAGGgattatagtaatagtaaaattaagtttaatttattgtaatactATTAACCACATTCAATGCACAATGGTattaacagaagaaaaaaatcagagagatctaataatcaaaatattctgagaatgaaaataaagttacgtctttttctttctccgtccgtctctattttttcattttctttttgcgattcgttttctcttcgagtttctttgataatttttcattttctttttttcgattcctttttcaatttgttttatccttttttcaattcttttctcttccctttttactTCGGAATGAGAATTTTGTACATCGATATCGACGTacgtgaataaataaatggaatagCTTCTTTTATCACGAGTTCTCACGCGTTTTCCAGTCGTAATATgtagttttcatttttaagagACGCCATTACAATTTGTATTAGTTAAATGTGAGAGATACACGCGACAGATTATTACGCGATATCGTTTGCGTTTATTATTCCGAACGCGGAAGTTTTCGAGCGTCGGACGAGCCAGAAttgttcgattatttatatttgtcttttttatttcaagataaataaaaaaaaagttgctgTACATTGACATTGATGGAGATAGAATTTGAAttagtttttttctctcttacgctTTATTgcagctttttttttccttttttaacggAACGACggttcgattttattttgtaatattagaaagaaaaaagaaaatatataatcgatagtTACATACAAAGTTTGCCAGATCGAATAACCGATCGTGTCACTTAGCGAAGTTGTAGAACTTTACACGAAGTTTAGAACGGAGAGAACATACGATACATATTTACTcttgttcgatatttttacaGAATCTCGTCGTCACTTATAGCACGATGTTCTctcgaatgattttttatctttacgtTTGACCATTGTACGAATGTTAGTCGTAAATTCCCTTGTAAACGATACGAATTAACGCGAGacattatttaacaattattgcGCTGCATAACTAATAAATCTCATTCGCTTCTTTAATCGTCTGAGGCGAAAAGCGACAATCATTTTTCACTTTCGACGGATACGAGGTGGCTTTAATTCGAGGAATCGATTTGTTGCGTTGCTccgattaaatcgatatcaCTTTGGAGAGCGATTTACTTATTACTTACACGTTCggtttatttttacattatgaATCAGATCGAATGGATTATATTCACTAACTGAATCAAAGTCAATGCTCGAATGAACGCTAAGCGTATCAGAACGTTGCACTTGTTTTCGTATAACACGTTAATTCTATCGTTTCGTCTTGTCAGACATTCAAGAATAGCATTTGATCCACGAATACTCTCCGAGTCagtcgtctctctcttctctccttggAATATTTACCGATTATCATTCGCTTTAGTACAAACTGCAGagtatttctattctttcttctcttctcattaAGCGCACCCCGCCTCCTAACAATCCTCCAAATATCGTGTCTTCATAGAAATTATTCGGGAAATGAAACCGGAAAGATCCGgtattttcattatctatgtctattttgttttcctttctcttcttttgatGATCATTATTTCCATACGTTCCATGTTTGATCGCGTGCATATGACTTGTGAGTAGCAATTTGTTCTAGTTACCAGCGAAAAAATGCCATAAAGTCTCGTAAAACGAAACCGAATGTATTATTTCCTACCGGTTAGCGGTGTAACTGATGATAGGCCGTCGTAACGggttgttattatttctgttAGAAGCCGCGTTTTTCGAAGGATTTGCGAgcgatcatttttctctctttctcgtcttatCAGTCTTCACCTTTACCGTGAAAACtcgtaaaaatttctcgaGATATAGCAATCACggtcgataataataaaagtcgCCCTTGAGAAGTTCTCGTTAGAGATAATGCACATGAAAAAGGGTTGAAGTTCATCGTGGAAaagaaca is a genomic window containing:
- the LOC122634408 gene encoding uncharacterized protein LOC122634408 isoform X3; this encodes MSESRVYTGPATLAERQPFSRNGKALRGSKKSVLFYTTDCGDDKDDRGGVKLEQRSVSLTALHTNTGAQQQLLEPRMAQLETLEAKMASIEVSLSTTPRRKKGGSLAGGVTSAVGHRNKDHYKELDALRVALRDKENIIQTLKGQLCNSLSNRLALRNGAAPPLTEADRKATEERLQRLRRDADNKRLAIKNLKLALERLDITDNIDVRIQQAELEYRLGREELELLTLREESRALQTALELAETQEKRKNDTIYSCISGSTQVTVHAVEVSADPKSPRFGAGPRDEMPGLYVDWAVEDSGLCKGDRILEVNGKLVVGANKNDLTRLLAVAPDAAQIVVLRKGESLAALRTLRSDNLRLTHRIGYLEEQVRDLLAPSRAELRATDLSLTGQEHVQVFQKGPQVTALVANLPSPKIRNPTELRQSLPTMRSRQSDHGRHFATSRSPKENDFFSDGVSYSHQKPRNRQKHQAFPLARSTASLDCKQTQSQLQRRRLATIESGMESRKSHQLQTLEFDSEPTYYRQDSQSRVSENSEILSTYSSQETKVRPAPPKKPLRLSLHRAASLQSVESAPPAAATLHESSRKPSKRNHRGEFSVEKNSTMEGNQETNHRIQEMQPDLSQQPPPPPRTPSRAESCQNALRWPSPKPRSHLASVSTEKWC
- the LOC122634408 gene encoding uncharacterized protein LOC122634408 isoform X2, coding for MFERCPRREPIKKTRCDVAEIFAMSESRVYTGPATLAERQPFSRNGKALRGSKKSVLFYTTDCGDDKDDRGGVKLEQRSVSLTALHTNTGAQQQLLEPRMAQLETLEAKMASIEVSLSTTPRRKKGGSLAGGVTSAVGHRNKDHYKELDALRVALRDKENIIQTLKGQLCNSLSNRLALRNGAAPPLTEADRKATEERLQRLRRDADNKRLAIKNLKLALERLDITDNIDVRIQQAELEYRLGREELELLTLREESRALQTALELAETQEKRKNDTIYSCISGSTQVTVHAVEVSADPKSPRFGAGPRDEMPGLYVDWAVEDSGLCKGDRILEVNGKLVVGANKNDLTRLLAVAPDAAQIVVLRKGESLAALRTLRSDNLRLTHRIGYLEEQVRDLLAPSRAELRATDLSLTGQEHVQVFQKGPQVTALVANLPSPKIRNPTELRQSLPTMRSRQSDHGRHFATSRSPKENDFFSDGVSYSHQKPRNRQKHQAFPLARSTASLDCKQTQSQLQRRRLATIESGMESRKSHQLQTLEFDSEPTYYRQDSQSRVSENSEILSTYSSQETKVRPAPPKKPLRLSLHRAASLQSVESAPPAAATLHESSRKPSKRNHRGEFSVEKNSTMEGNQETNHRIQEMQPDLSQQPPPPPRTPSRAESCQNALRWPSPKPRSHLASVSTEKWC
- the LOC122634408 gene encoding uncharacterized protein LOC122634408 isoform X1, which produces MGSSLFVDTCPRREPIKKTRCDVAEIFAMSESRVYTGPATLAERQPFSRNGKALRGSKKSVLFYTTDCGDDKDDRGGVKLEQRSVSLTALHTNTGAQQQLLEPRMAQLETLEAKMASIEVSLSTTPRRKKGGSLAGGVTSAVGHRNKDHYKELDALRVALRDKENIIQTLKGQLCNSLSNRLALRNGAAPPLTEADRKATEERLQRLRRDADNKRLAIKNLKLALERLDITDNIDVRIQQAELEYRLGREELELLTLREESRALQTALELAETQEKRKNDTIYSCISGSTQVTVHAVEVSADPKSPRFGAGPRDEMPGLYVDWAVEDSGLCKGDRILEVNGKLVVGANKNDLTRLLAVAPDAAQIVVLRKGESLAALRTLRSDNLRLTHRIGYLEEQVRDLLAPSRAELRATDLSLTGQEHVQVFQKGPQVTALVANLPSPKIRNPTELRQSLPTMRSRQSDHGRHFATSRSPKENDFFSDGVSYSHQKPRNRQKHQAFPLARSTASLDCKQTQSQLQRRRLATIESGMESRKSHQLQTLEFDSEPTYYRQDSQSRVSENSEILSTYSSQETKVRPAPPKKPLRLSLHRAASLQSVESAPPAAATLHESSRKPSKRNHRGEFSVEKNSTMEGNQETNHRIQEMQPDLSQQPPPPPRTPSRAESCQNALRWPSPKPRSHLASVSTEKWC